tttgtaataataataaatacaaatatatttatattttcatcgaccaataaaaagtgaaatatacATGTTCATGTGGGACCATTCAGAAAAAAACGTTTCTTAGTTTCGTTAGTATCCAAGAAATTGCATTGACTTACGTTAATATAATTtcttagttttctgtttttgataaatttgcacattttaatattgtcattttggggtattttgtgtagaattttgaggaaagagatgaataaaactgtaattttcacATGGGACGAAAACCAATCAGAACAAAGTAGTTTACTTACGTTAATGTAATTTCTtagttttctaaaaaaataaaaaaaaataaaaagttttaatATTGTCATTATGCCATGTTTTCCGTGGAAGAGATGAatttaatacaatttaaaattaGGCTGCAACATAAGAAAAAGTGAAGCGCTGTGAATCTATATTTGTATAATAATGTTAGCATTTTGTATGAAATCCTGCAGCTGGAGTGCCTGGTCCAGCTGGTGCAGATGGGCTGTCGAGTGAACACGGCCACCAGTCGGTTCAACCAGACTCCGACGCACACGTCTGCATTCGCTGGACATCCGCACTGTGTGGTGTGGCTGACTCAGGCTGGGGCTGACGTCAACCAACAGGTCAGCACCCACTCGTCCTTTGTCCTTATTGATGACCGTCACAGAATGTTTCCATATTTTCCAACATACTTAAGTGTCTGATGTTCCATTTCTAATATGTATCTGTTCCATTGTCCTTCACTAATTATACATCACTACTGgctattaactcattcagttttatctcaccatcgtcacattatccatgagttccacacaagCTCTGGTCGAGTGTTCGCTGCTGGGAATGTCAACTCTCGTacatagcgccattttctgtctcataaacgcctttcctctctcccactgagctctgctgagcacggataatctctcatccaaaggtgcgctgctacctcctacgtgtcgcctattattttgctatctggctcacaggctgggggtattttgttcccaaatttcacctttacaagtacaaaatgggatgaaatataattcatttaattttttttaaaacttgacAGAACAAGTAAATCGCAACTAACTCTaattcaatataaaaaaacaagtggtatttttatttcatcaaaCTGTCCAATTACAtgtttcaaaaaagttaaacttttgcttctacaacagattttgataagttcttaaattctttaaaaaaaaaaaaaaaagtaaccacatacatctataaaagtgtccagtatgttttatgaaaataaagtgcaatcaacttttaagctaaaatacattgaggagtgaggtatacgttagcgcaattaaatgtttgtttttgttaaaatacacaataaaaacaatcaatttggacattttttttgatcGATACAATAATCACGTGGTGAAATATGTGCGTATCTTTATCCACTGGCTTACTGGGaaaaattgtgtgtaaatgccTGATATTGTCCCCAAAATATTCATCTGATAATGTATTCTATAACTTATTGCAAATGagaattatttcattattactaAATTATTTATTAGCAGAAGTAGATACAGGAAGTGTACAAACCCAATATTTATACagcaaaaattgtaaaaaaaaaaaaaaaaaaaaggtgcatttcagttcagggggcCAGACTATAGAACAGTTTAATTATTATGATCACTTAATATGTTCAAAAAGAATGTGAAATGTATTGTGTTGAagaaatatgagacaaaagCGTAACTGAATTGTTGTTTCAATTGTTCTGTCAATGAAAGGGGAAAATGTTATACGTTCCTTTTCATTCATCTTTTCTTCTTTATTAATTGTGGAGGaggaatacatttgttttaatgtcttgaatgaaataaacaaacaaacaaacaaaccagttCAAACCAGttaatttgttgaaaaaaatccaaaataacaACTTATCAGCATTTTCactttcaggaagtgaattccgTACTTTCATCCATTTTCCCACGGTGCGTTTGTGTTTGCAGGACTGCGTTGGTGAAGCCCCCATCCATAAAGCAGCTCGCTCTGGCAGCTTGGAGTGTATCCAGGTCCTGCTGATGGCGGGGGCCAAACCACTGTGAGTCCCTCAGTGCCAGGGCTCCACTGTCGTCCCCAGCTCTCACTCACACTCCTGTCCCTCGTCAGGTTAACGAACGCCAGCGGTCAGACTGCAGCCGACCTGGCCCGCGCTCACGGTTTCCACGACTGCTTCTGCTTCATCAGCGACGCGGAGAGACGCCTCCATCAGCTCAACGGGAACGCCTACGGGACGCCCTGTGGTCAGGACCCCCCCAGCAGGAAAAGGCAGCAGCTGATGGCCCTGGACAGTAATCACCAGAAGAGAGCGCGCAGAGCTGAGGGTAAGACGTGCTTTAGCTTTCCTCCACAGTGACCGTGtgaccatgtgaccatgtgacgtGTGTGCAGCTGCAGAGGAGCAGGTGCAGAGCATGAACGTAGAACCTGAGCCGGAGCTGAACTCAGGTCAGTTTGAACTTTACTCACGTGTGCGCTGACATTTTAAGACGACCTCAGGTCCCAGAGAGAGGTTTCACTGTGGactgatgactcagcaaaacctgaTCAGATGAAAAGgccataaaacacaacatggtatcttattttgaaggagttTTCATGGAATGGTGTGCAAGAAATTGTAAGTTTTGTGGAAAAATGAAGagttatttacttattttgcaattaaaaatgtttgcattcatgtgatatgaacaaaggaaaacaagctgaattgaatgctctaaagcacagattctcaactggtgggtcgggacccataAGTGggtcaaaataaaaactaaatacttaatgtctcatgtgggagttatcttttattttggaattaaCTTTTGTTTTGACAGGCAATGTTGTCAATTGATATCATATGCGTTTTCAACGGCTGTTTTTTACTAaaattggttggttgaattctaaaaaaaaaaggtgggtcgcaatttaatgaccgtTGCCAAGTGTGGGtcccagttgagaacctctgctctaaagggccaaatttgggcCCCTGACCTTGACAcgtgtcctaaaatgtacaaagAATAAAGATCATGACTCATGTTGTTTCACCTTCAGGTCACACCAACATTCCATCCAACGGACTTTCTAACTGCCATCCATCCACCAAATCTACCCACCACGTCTCGCCTCCATCCAACCGACCAACAACAGCCTCATCCAACCGCAGGTCCTCAGACATGTGTGGCTCACTGCACCTGACGGGCAGCCCCAGCAGCTGCGTGTCCCACCGACCCACCTGGTGGGGGCTGATGGCCGACTCGGGGGACTTCCTGCACTACGGACACTACCACGGCTTCGGGGACACGGCGGAGGAGCTGAGCGAGGGCGGTCGCTCGGAGCAGAACGGCAGATACAAGCAGCAGGCGGCTGCTGGGGGCGGGGCTACGCTTCTCTACCATGGCTCTTAGTGGCACTTCCTGAAAGGTTACAATAGTGTTTAAAAAACGCTCTGGGTATTTATGATCAGCAGCTATTGGGGTATTTGTCTCCGTTGCCATAGAGACGATGAGGTTGCTATCAAtgacatgttagtttttaaaAGGGAAACATTTGTGCGTCCAGTCGACTAGTGGAAACAACTGGTAGTACTGGTGTGATGTGTTTAAGGGCTTTACCAAAGAAAACCTgtgtactgtattttttaaactgcTCCTTGGGAATTTTTATACATGTACCAACAACTTTTTACGCAGTGCACTGCTCGCCAAACGCTGCCTCTCACCAACCTGACGCTTGTTACTACCAATAAACCTGTTTTACATTTTCATAAAAAGTTGACTCGTGTTTGAATATACTTTATTGAAATATAATTATACTACGATCAATGCATTCACGtgttactgattaaaaaacaagCAGGACTGTGACCAGCGTCATTGTTTCAGGTCCAGCTTGATGGTTCTCTGCAGACTGGCTATACTGGCATCTAACGCCGCCAGGCCGTCCCTGAACGCCACCTCGTCCTTGGTGTTGAAGGTGGACCCTGAAGCGACGCTGCAGTTGGTTAGAGTTTCACTCAGAGACAGTCTGGAATGGTCACATGGTCCACTCAGTGGTTTTTCTGTTAGCTGGGATGTGCGAGCTGCTTTTGGTAGAGATAAAAGGTAGTGGGTGATGCGGTCAGTAGGGGGCGCTGGTGTCACTCCATCGGTAGGCCAACCCTGAGGAAACCTAAAGAAACGGCGCAAATATTGATTATTAGAGAGTTTGTATCGTTATCCCTATATTTTTAAGTTAAGTAAgtcttaacttttttttgagaTTGAACATTTTTAggacttttgaataaaaaatgtatattacaaTACTTTAAGTGGGGCAGGTGAGACACAATAACGGTGTTTTGCTGCCACCTGCTGTTCATTTCTGTCCTTTGGTTTTGTCTCATGTCTTTTCAACTCTTTCCAGAAAAAGTTAAgttttttactttatatttcatgacttcctaattaaagcataaaattatgatattttttttttatcaattaatatACATTGTTATtcatctggggtcaatttgtCACACAGAcagataataaatgaaaaaaaaaagtttacttgaatcaaaaataaatatttttaatcaaagaaaaaacgTGTTTGAATgcaaaacaatatttgagacgcaaataattgcatttgaacactttcatTGATtgaagatatttatttttaattgaagtaaACGTTTTCTTttgaatgaatatatatatttatatatttttttttattggaatttttttttttttaattcaagtgattttttttctttgattgaatactaaagacacaaatctacctccatactgGTCCCAGTGAAATGatcccacccacacacacacagacctgttAGTGGTGTCCATCTCCTCCAGTGTACACTGGGGAGCTGAGGTCAGCCGTTCTCTCTCCTTCTCACTCTCGTGTAGTTTCCGTCTCACAGCCTCtaattctgcaaaaaaaaaaaacttttgattTCAAACCTGAGGGACCAAAACGTGCACAACGAGTCCTCACACCTGACTTGATCAGCGCGTTCTCCGCCTCCCGCTCCCTCAGCGTGGCCTGTGTTTCCTGCAGGGTTCTCCGTAGCTCCACCAGGTCGGCCTGAGCCGTGAGAAGCTCATTCTGCACGCTGAGggctgaggacacacacacacgcgcacacacacacgcacactttagacagagttggggtcaattatatttttcaattacaattccatcttcaattatccatgttcacttGCAAcgcaattatgattacagtgatcagcattttttccaattaaaatgatcattttccCCTAAAATTCAATTACGTTCCCAAATATTCAagtttaatcaattaatcacaattactgagcctgaaataaataaacccataaaacatttttatgccttactatagccttatcgctaaaaaatattttttacttattcttatgttttatctcagaaaagaagtgcagatttttttttccatttcgaTGCCTTAATACAGCCTcaaactcatttaaaaaaaatcccattttttgCTATTTTATGCCTTATGATAAACTTATCTCAGAagaaaattccaaagttttttccatttttattctttatgatagccttatctcaggaaaaaaaaaatatgctaattatttttccattgttatgccttacgatagctttatctcagaaaaagaaatctaaatgttttccatttttatgccttactatagccttaactcCGACGTGTGGGTTTTTC
This is a stretch of genomic DNA from Gouania willdenowi chromosome 2, fGouWil2.1, whole genome shotgun sequence. It encodes these proteins:
- the ankrd10a gene encoding ankyrin repeat domain-containing protein 10a, which gives rise to MSVSLDEDEGSSDEGFLRCFPLHRACRDGDVRALLSLSRQSVSPLTAEDSCYGWTPIHWAAHYGQLECLVQLVQMGCRVNTATSRFNQTPTHTSAFAGHPHCVVWLTQAGADVNQQDCVGEAPIHKAARSGSLECIQVLLMAGAKPLLTNASGQTAADLARAHGFHDCFCFISDAERRLHQLNGNAYGTPCGQDPPSRKRQQLMALDSNHQKRARRAEAAEEQVQSMNVEPEPELNSGHTNIPSNGLSNCHPSTKSTHHVSPPSNRPTTASSNRRSSDMCGSLHLTGSPSSCVSHRPTWWGLMADSGDFLHYGHYHGFGDTAEELSEGGRSEQNGRYKQQAAAGGGATLLYHGS